One stretch of Desulfovibrio sp. TomC DNA includes these proteins:
- a CDS encoding ABC transporter ATP-binding protein, producing the protein MTPEAPVIDVVGLTKVFGRKTVVDHLDMRVAKGEIYGFLGPNGSGKTTFIRMLCGLLRPDDGHGACLGFDVRTQAELIKPHVGYMSQKFSLYEDMTVRENLDFIARMYAVGNRAAAVDRTIGRMNLGRFRDQLAGTLSGGWKQRLALSACMIHEPKLLLLDEPTAGVDPMARRDFWDEVHKLAGEGITALISTHYMDEAERCHRLAYIAYGHLLATGTVQEIVAAERLITYEIAGPQLYGIMDAIRVLPGVEQVVAFGVTLHVSGRDADALAQSLAPYGAEPLTLRQIPSNLEEVFISLMRKAVV; encoded by the coding sequence GTGACGCCTGAGGCCCCGGTCATCGACGTCGTCGGCCTGACCAAGGTGTTCGGCCGCAAGACCGTGGTGGACCATTTGGACATGCGGGTGGCCAAGGGGGAAATCTACGGTTTTCTCGGTCCCAACGGCTCGGGCAAGACCACCTTTATCCGGATGCTGTGCGGACTGTTGCGCCCGGATGACGGCCATGGCGCCTGCCTGGGTTTTGACGTGCGCACCCAAGCCGAGCTGATCAAACCCCATGTCGGCTACATGTCCCAGAAATTTTCCCTCTACGAGGACATGACGGTGCGGGAAAATCTCGATTTCATTGCCCGCATGTACGCAGTCGGCAACCGCGCAGCCGCGGTTGACCGCACCATCGGGCGTATGAACCTGGGGCGGTTCCGCGACCAGCTGGCCGGCACGTTGTCCGGCGGCTGGAAGCAGCGTCTGGCCTTGTCCGCCTGCATGATCCACGAGCCGAAGCTCTTGCTGCTGGACGAACCAACCGCCGGCGTCGATCCCATGGCCCGGCGCGATTTCTGGGACGAGGTCCACAAGCTGGCCGGCGAGGGGATCACCGCCCTTATTTCCACGCATTATATGGACGAGGCCGAGCGCTGCCACCGCCTGGCGTATATTGCCTACGGCCATCTCCTGGCCACGGGCACGGTCCAGGAGATCGTGGCGGCCGAGCGCCTGATCACTTACGAAATCGCCGGGCCGCAACTCTACGGCATCATGGACGCGATTCGCGTCCTGCCCGGGGTCGAGCAGGTGGTGGCCTTTGGCGTCACCCTGCACGTCAGCGGCCGCGACGCCGACGCCCTGGCCCAAAGCCTCGCTCCCTACGGCGCGGAGCCGCTGACGCTGCGGCAGATCCCCTCCAACCTCGAAGAGGTGTTTATCAGCCTCATGCGCAAG
- a CDS encoding HlyD family secretion protein: MRQFPLLLPLLWLLAGVVTGCTKPAPTTYQGYIEGEFVYVAGKLAGRLDQLLVSRGERVTIGQSLYALEHGFEAKGLALAEADLRQAEAILDDRKKGLRPDEIDQILAELRRAEAAHELSRLEYERRVKLYASATIAKEELDTSRTTNAKDKHQVKELEAKLATGRLPSRIDQIKAAADAVEAARATVGQAQWNLDQMTQAAGVAGLVYDVVHYQGEWVAAGSPVVVLLPEQNVKARFFVPEAVAGALAVGSAIQVAYDGGNGPMAATVTYIAPKVEYTPPVIYSQNFREKLVIMVEAAFAPADAARMHPGQPIDVSLGAVGSGGGK, from the coding sequence ATGAGACAGTTTCCCCTGTTGCTCCCGCTTCTGTGGCTGCTGGCCGGCGTTGTTACGGGCTGCACCAAGCCTGCACCGACAACCTACCAGGGATATATTGAGGGCGAGTTCGTCTATGTGGCCGGCAAACTGGCCGGACGCCTGGATCAACTGCTGGTTTCGCGCGGGGAGCGCGTCACGATCGGGCAGTCCCTCTATGCCCTGGAACATGGCTTTGAGGCGAAGGGCTTGGCCCTGGCCGAGGCGGACCTCCGGCAGGCCGAGGCCATCCTTGATGACCGCAAGAAAGGGCTGCGTCCTGACGAGATCGACCAGATCCTGGCTGAACTGCGCCGGGCCGAGGCCGCCCATGAACTGTCGCGCCTGGAGTATGAACGCCGGGTCAAGCTCTACGCCTCGGCCACCATTGCCAAGGAAGAACTGGATACGTCCCGCACCACCAACGCCAAGGACAAGCATCAGGTCAAGGAGTTGGAAGCCAAGCTGGCCACCGGACGATTGCCGAGCCGTATTGACCAGATCAAGGCGGCAGCCGACGCCGTTGAGGCCGCCCGGGCGACTGTCGGGCAGGCGCAATGGAACCTCGACCAGATGACCCAGGCGGCCGGGGTAGCCGGGCTGGTCTACGATGTCGTGCATTATCAGGGCGAATGGGTGGCGGCCGGGAGTCCGGTGGTGGTGCTTCTCCCCGAGCAAAACGTCAAGGCTCGGTTTTTCGTGCCCGAAGCCGTGGCCGGCGCATTGGCCGTGGGCAGCGCCATCCAGGTCGCCTATGACGGCGGCAACGGCCCGATGGCGGCCACGGTCACGTATATCGCGCCCAAGGTGGAGTACACCCCGCCGGTCATCTACAGCCAGAATTTTCGGGAAAAACTGGTCATTATGGTCGAGGCCGCCTTTGCCCCGGCCGACGCCGCCCGGATGCATCCGGGCCAGCCCATCGACGTGTCTTTGGGCGCGGTCGGCAGCGGAGGCGGAAAGTGA